In the Centroberyx gerrardi isolate f3 chromosome 9, fCenGer3.hap1.cur.20231027, whole genome shotgun sequence genome, one interval contains:
- the tut4 gene encoding terminal uridylyltransferase 4 isoform X2, translated as MDESTSPIKTVKPSRNEARGARALPTKPNKEAPAQREGIKSAGRNKESLTTTKDDHNIGSQGSRGPGKTSTDSPQDKGRGKPRRLTGRTSSGERGKGKVAGPQQQLAAQAPDSRASLSAGRSPSGSRETSSAAVPSTPEKGRTEQTKATKATLVKDKSHGAKAMALMSQSVEEGAEVGAVREEGTLTEQQLGLRQAEERLYRDYIHRLVKSPEYPNFQYLCKLCSVHIENIQGAHKHIKEKRHKKNIMEKQEENELRALPPPSPAQLRAVDASVLDTAKQQGISEEDFQVRQAVVTRMEQTIQQHLSACSLRLYGSCLTRFAFKTSDINIDVTYPSSMTQPDVLIQVLEILKNSPEFSEVESDFHAKVPVVFCRDISSGLMCKVSAGNDVACLTTNHLAALAKLEPRLVPLVLAFRYWARLCHIDCQAEGGIPSYSFALMVIFFLQQRKEPILPVYLGRWIEGFDVKHVDEYHLTGIKLDIFVRWEHRPPSSTEGRGDNRGEARGEGKPKPEQKKPDDSQYGEGLTRLTLDLGKGVSLGQLWLELLRFYTLEFALEEYIISIRLRELLSREVKNWPRRRLAIEDPFALKRNVARSLNSQMVFEYIQERFRTAYKYFACPQSRGTGGRQRGKKAGKQDMKLEGVEKKEAVFVNTEEDDGKGGKSQSAGRGHQEVKEDEEHESDEEDTSDPSRKKGEKTLDATLMDMVLSEGNRPTERPTNALFSPNGLLDSDKEGEEEEEEENSVSETEGLVTPEDLHYIFDRMIFTGGKPPTVVCSICKRDGHLKDECPEDFKKIELKPLPPMTEHFRDILDGLCRLCYHELSPSLLEQQKREQILGSLERFIRKEYNDKAQLCLFGSSKNGFGFRDSDLDICMTLEGHETAEKLNCKEIIEGLAKVLKKHTGLKNILPITTAKVPIVKFEHRQSGLEGDISLYNTLAQHNTRMLATYAAIDPRVQYLGYTMKVFAKRCDIGDASRGSLSSYAYILMVLYFLQQRQPPVIPVLQEIFDGKNVPQRMVDGWNAFFFDDLEDLRRRLPELQHNKESVGELWLGLLRFYTEEFDFKEHVISIRQRKRLTTFEKQWTSKCIAIEDPFDLNHNLGAGVSRKMTNFIMKAFINGRKLFGTPFYPQPGTEVDYFFDSKVLTDGELAPNDRCCRICGKIGHYMKDCPKRRRMKKKENDKEEDIKEEEREPRERRCFQCGDMGHVRRDCPEYRHLRQRTTGVPAPHMVRTIVSSQSIPIPQATPDRPGRTRQPSECSDSRQTPPYSPQPTPFSQSSSQSSSSPQSSQSKTSSAGPPKQPAHPQVPLSLFSFPTSHPGQFHPGALTALGLLPSHQHQSHQSQGQPHHAVHLPSTSWPIHGPVLPTSSPTAPSPPGLKFPLRPASGNGNPAGSGGNPSPMNLNDPSIIFAQPAGRQMGMGGPGRDGHWHNHLAQPGSLVGNGTVGKSEPGYPAQFGGVTQGSRTWEHNNTPQYTLSPSWPYRMPQNFIQQGNGGFPPGKPFMAQGERDRIRQGSVVHPNQNFPMVPHVRHHVNLNFIQQKK; from the exons ATGGATGAGTCCACAAGCCCAATAAAAACAGTCAAACCATCTCGCAACGAGGCAAGAGGAGCCAGAGCTTTGCCCACCAAGCCAAATAAAGAGGCTCcagcacagagagagggcaTCAAGTCTGCCGGCCGCAATAAGGAAAGCCTTACTACTACAAAGGATGACCATAATATAGGCAGCCAGGGAAGTCGTGGGCCAGGCAAGACCTCCACAGATAGCCCCCAGgacaaggggagaggaaagcCCCGCAGGCTGACTGGGAGAACCAGCTCTGGGGAGAGAGGCAAAGGAAAAGTGGCAGGCCCACAGCAGCAGTTGGCAGCGCAGGCTCCTGACTCCAGGGCTTCTCTATCTGCAGGCAGGAGCCCCTCAGGAAGCAGAGAGACCAGTTCTGCTGCAGTGCCTAGTACACCTGAGAAAGGCCGCACAGAGCAGACCAAGGCCACCAAGGCCACTCTAGTGAAGGACAAGTCCCACG GGGCGAAGGCTATGGCATTGATGAGTCAGTCTGTTGAAGAGGGCGCAGAGGTGGGGGCCGTCCGGGAGGAAGGGACGTTGACAGAGCAACAACTGGGCCTCCGGCAGGCAGAGGAGCGCCTCTACAGAGACTACATCCACCGACTGGTGAAA tcCCCTGAGTACCCAAACTTTCAGTACTTATGCAAGCTCTGTTCCGTGCACATTGAGAACATCCAgggagcacacaaacacatcaaggAAAAGAGACACAAGAAGAACATAATG gagaaacaggaggagaatGAGCTGCGTGCCCTGccgcccccctcccctgccCAGCTGAGGGCAGTGGACGCATCTGTCCTGGACACAGCCAAGCAACAAGGGATCTCAGAAGAGGACTTCCAGGTTCGGCAGGCAGTGGTCACCAGGATGGAGCAGACCATCCAGCAGCACCTCTCAG CTTGTTCCCTCCGTCTTTATGGATCATGTCTTACCCGATTTGCCTTCAAGACAAGTGATATCAACATTGATGTCACCTACCCTTCCTCA ATGACGCAACCAGACGTGTTGATTCAAGTGCTGGAAATTCTAAAGAACAGCC CTGAATTTTCTGAGGTTGAGTCAGACTTTCATGCCAAAgttcctgttgtgttctgtcgGGATATCAGCAG TGGGCTGATGTGCAAGGTTAGTGCAGGCAATGATGTTGCCTGTCTCACCACCAATCACCTGGCTGCCCTGGCTAAACTGGAGCCCAGATTGGTTCCCCTGGTCCTGGCCTTCCGCTACTGGGCAAGG TTGTGCCACATCGACTGCCAGGCAGAGGGTGGCATCCCCTCCTACTCCTTCGCCCTCATGGTCATCTTCTTCCTGCAGCAGAGGAAAGAGCCCATCCTCCCAGTCTACCTGGGCCGCTGG ATTGAAGGCTTTGATGTGAAACATGTGGATGAGTATCATTTGACTGGAATCAAGTTGGACATATTTGTCAGATGGGAACACAGACCTCCCAGCTCCACAGAGGGACGAGGGGACAACAGAGGCGAGGCCAGGGGAGAAGGCAAGCCCAAGCCAGAGCAGAAGAAACCTGATGACAGTCAGTATGGAGAGGGCTTG ACCCGCTTGACCCTGGACCTCGGTAAAGGTGTGTCCCTGGGCCAGTTGTGGTTGGAGCTGTTGCGTTTTTACACACTGGAGTTTGCCCTGGAAGAATACATCATCAGCATCCGCCTGAGGGAGCTCCTCTCTAGGGAAGTGAAGAACTGGCCTCGCCGCAGGCTTGCCATTGAGG atcctTTTGCCCTGAAGAGGAATGTTGCACGAAGCTTGAACAGCCAAATGGTGTTCGAGTACATCCAGGAGCGCTTCCGTACGGCATACAAGTACTTTGCTTGCCCTCAGAGCAGGGGCACCGGGGGGCGCCAGAGAGGCAAGAAGGCTGGCAAACAAGACATGAAGTTGGAAGGAGTAGAGAAGAAGGAGGCTGTATTTGTAAACACAGAAGAGGATGATGGGAAAGGTGGAAAAAGTCAGAGCGCTGGAAGAGGGCAccaggaggtgaaggaggatgAAGAGCACGAGAGTGACGAAGAGGATACTTCAGATCCGTCCAGAAAGAAGGGTGAGAAGACATTGGATGCCACCCTCATGGACATGGTTCTCAGTGAGGGGAACAGACCCACCGAAAGGCCCACAAACGCTCTCTTTTCCCCCAATGGCCTGCTGGACAGTGacaaagagggggaggaggaggaggaagaggaaaacagtGTTTCAGAGACGGAGGGGCTTGTTACACCAGAGGATCTGCACTATATATTTGATAGGATGATTTTCACCGGTGGCAAG CCTCCAACCGTTGTGTGCAGCATCTGCAAAAGAGATGGTCACCTTAAGGATGAGTGTCCCGAAGACTTCAAGAAGATAGAGCTCAAGCCTCTGCCCCCTATGACTGAACACTTCCGGGACATCCTCGACGGGCTTTGCAGACTCTGCTATC ATGAACTGTCCCCTTCTCTGCTTgagcagcagaagagagagcagatccTTGGTAGCCTGGAGAGGTTCATACGAAAGGAGTACAATG ACAAAGCTCAGCTGTGCTTGTTTGGCTCTTCGAAGAACGGCTTTGGTTTCCGTGACAGCGACCTGGACATCTGCATGACTCTGGAGGGTCACGAGACTGCAGAG AAGCTAAACTGCAAAGAGATCATTGAAGGCCTTGCCAAAGTGCTAAAGAAGCATACAG GTTTGAAGAACATCTTGCCTATCACAACAGCTAAAGTGCCTATTGTGAAGTTTGAACACAGACAGAGTGGCTTGGAAGGAGACATCAGCCTCTATAACACCCTG GCTCAACATAACACCAGAATGCTGGCTACTTATGCAGCTATAGACCCGCGTGTGCAGTACCTGGGATACACGATGAAAGTCTTTGCAAAG CGCTGCGACATTGGGGACGCATCCAGAGGAAGCCTCTCATCCTATGCTTATATTCTGATGGTGCTTTACTTCCTGCAGCAGAGGCAGCCCCCGGTCATCCCCGTCCTCCAGGAG ATCTTTGATGGGAAGAACGTTCCACAGCGGATGGTGGATGGCTGGAATGCGTTCTTTTTCGATGATCTTGAGGACCTG CGTCGACGTCTCCCAGAGCTGCAGCACAACAAGGAGTCAGTAGGAGAGCTATGGCTGGGCCTGCTGCGCTTTTACACCGAAGAGTTTGACTTCAAAGAGCACGTCATTAGCATCCGCCAAAGGAAACGCCTCACCACCTTTGAGAAACAGTGGACCAGCAAATGCATCGCTATTGAAG ATCCCTTTGATTTGAACCACAATCTTGGTGCTGGAGTTTCTCGCAAAA TGACAAACTTCATCATGAAGGCCTTTATAAACGGGAGAAAGTTGTTTGGTACTCCATTTTATCCCCAACCTGGCACGGAGGTG GATTACTTTTTTGACTCCAAGGTGCTGACAGATGGGGAGCTGGCGCCCAACGACAGGTGCTGCAGGATCTGCGGCAAGATTGGACATTACATGAAGGACTGTCCCAAGAGACGCAG gatgaagaagaaggaaaatgaCAAAGAGGAGGACATtaaggaggaggagcgggagccAAGAGAAAGGCGCTGTTTCCAGTGTGGTGACATGGGTCATGTACGGAGGGACTGCCCCGAGTACCGCCATCTCAGACAGAGGACTACTGGAGTTCCAG CTCCCCACATGGTGCGAACCATTGTGAGCTCCCAGTCCATCCCCATTCCCCAGGCAACTCCAGACCGTCCTGGAAGGACCAGACAACCTTCTGAATGT TCGGATAGTCGCCAGACTCCGCCCTACTCTCCCCAGCCCACCCCATTCTCTCAGAGTTCCTCCCAGTCCTCCAGCTCCCCCCAATCTTCCCAGAGTAAGACCAGCTCCGCTGGTCCCCCTAAGCAGCCTGCTCATCCCCAGGTCCCCTTGTCTCTCTTTAGCTTCCCCACCTCCCACCCAGGCCAGTTCCACCCGGGGGCGCTCACTGCACTGGGGCTTCTTCCCTCCCACCAGCACCAGTCACACCAGTCCCAGGGGCAACCTCATCACGCAGTCCATCTCCCTTCCACCTCCTGGCCCATCCATGGACCGGTCCTCCCAACTTCCTCACCCACTGCCCCCTCCCCGCCTGGTCTAAAATTCCCCCTGCGTCCGGCCTCTGGGAATGGGAATCCCGCAGGCTCGGGGGGCAACCCCAGCCCCATGAATCTCAATGACCCCAGTATAATCTTTGCCCAGCCGGCGGGGAGGCAGATGGGCATGGGTGGGCCGGGACGGGACGGGCACTGGCACAACCACCTGGCACAACCAGGGTCACTTGTGGGCAATGGCACTGTAGGCAAGTCAG AGCCAGGCTACCCGGCCCAGTTTGGGGGTGTAACCCAAGGCTCTCGGACCTGGGAGCATAATAACACACCCCAGTACACTCTGTCGCCATCCTGGCCCTACCGCATGCCCCAGAACTTCATCCAGCAGGGCAATGGAGGCTTCCCACCCGGCAAGCCCTTCATGGCCcaaggtgagagagacaggatcaGACAAG gtTCTGTGGTGCACCCCAATCAGAATTTCCCAATGGTACCCCATGTCCGGCACCATGTAAATCTGAATTTCATCCAGCAGAAGAAGTGA
- the tut4 gene encoding terminal uridylyltransferase 4 isoform X3 — MDESTSPIKTVKPSRNEARGARALPTKPNKEAPAQREGIKSAGRNKESLTTTKDDHNIGSQGSRGPGKTSTDSPQDKGRGKPRRLTGRTSSGERGKGKVAGPQQQLAAQAPDSRASLSAGRSPSGSRETSSAAVPSTPEKGRTEQTKATKATLVKDKSHGAKAMALMSQSVEEGAEVGAVREEGTLTEQQLGLRQAEERLYRDYIHRLVKQSPEYPNFQYLCKLCSVHIENIQGAHKHIKEKRHKKNIMEKQEENELRALPPPSPAQLRAVDASVLDTAKQQGISEEDFQVRQAVVTRMEQTIQQHLSACSLRLYGSCLTRFAFKTSDINIDVTYPSSMTQPDVLIQVLEILKNSPEFSEVESDFHAKVPVVFCRDISSGLMCKVSAGNDVACLTTNHLAALAKLEPRLVPLVLAFRYWARLCHIDCQAEGGIPSYSFALMVIFFLQQRKEPILPVYLGRWIEGFDVKHVDEYHLTGIKLDIFVRWEHRPPSSTEGRGDNRGEARGEGKPKPEQKKPDDSQYGEGLTRLTLDLGKGVSLGQLWLELLRFYTLEFALEEYIISIRLRELLSREVKNWPRRRLAIEDPFALKRNVARSLNSQMVFEYIQERFRTAYKYFACPQSRGTGGRQRGKKAGKQDMKLEGVEKKEAVFVNTEEDDGKGGKSQSAGRGHQEVKEDEEHESDEEDTSDPSRKKGEKTLDATLMDMVLSEGNRPTERPTNALFSPNGLLDSDKEGEEEEEEENSVSETEGLVTPEDLHYIFDRMIFTGGKPPTVVCSICKRDGHLKDECPEDFKKIELKPLPPMTEHFRDILDGLCRLCYHELSPSLLEQQKREQILGSLERFIRKEYNDKAQLCLFGSSKNGFGFRDSDLDICMTLEGHETAEKLNCKEIIEGLAKVLKKHTGLKNILPITTAKVPIVKFEHRQSGLEGDISLYNTLAQHNTRMLATYAAIDPRVQYLGYTMKVFAKRCDIGDASRGSLSSYAYILMVLYFLQQRQPPVIPVLQEIFDGKNVPQRMVDGWNAFFFDDLEDLRRRLPELQHNKESVGELWLGLLRFYTEEFDFKEHVISIRQRKRLTTFEKQWTSKCIAIEDPFDLNHNLGAGVSRKMTNFIMKAFINGRKLFGTPFYPQPGTEVDYFFDSKVLTDGELAPNDRCCRICGKIGHYMKDCPKRRRMKKKENDKEEDIKEEEREPRERRCFQCGDMGHVRRDCPEYRHLRQRTTGVPAPHMVRTIVSSQSIPIPQATPDRPGRTRQPSECSDSRQTPPYSPQPTPFSQSSSQSSSSPQSSQSKTSSAGPPKQPAHPQVPLSLFSFPTSHPGQFHPGALTALGLLPSHQHQSHQSQGQPHHAVHLPSTSWPIHGPVLPTSSPTAPSPPGLKFPLRPASGNGNPAGSGGNPSPMNLNDPSIIFAQPAGRQMGMGGPGRDGHWHNHLAQPGSLVGNGTVEPGYPAQFGGVTQGSRTWEHNNTPQYTLSPSWPYRMPQNFIQQGNGGFPPGKPFMAQGERDRIRQGSVVHPNQNFPMVPHVRHHVNLNFIQQKK; from the exons ATGGATGAGTCCACAAGCCCAATAAAAACAGTCAAACCATCTCGCAACGAGGCAAGAGGAGCCAGAGCTTTGCCCACCAAGCCAAATAAAGAGGCTCcagcacagagagagggcaTCAAGTCTGCCGGCCGCAATAAGGAAAGCCTTACTACTACAAAGGATGACCATAATATAGGCAGCCAGGGAAGTCGTGGGCCAGGCAAGACCTCCACAGATAGCCCCCAGgacaaggggagaggaaagcCCCGCAGGCTGACTGGGAGAACCAGCTCTGGGGAGAGAGGCAAAGGAAAAGTGGCAGGCCCACAGCAGCAGTTGGCAGCGCAGGCTCCTGACTCCAGGGCTTCTCTATCTGCAGGCAGGAGCCCCTCAGGAAGCAGAGAGACCAGTTCTGCTGCAGTGCCTAGTACACCTGAGAAAGGCCGCACAGAGCAGACCAAGGCCACCAAGGCCACTCTAGTGAAGGACAAGTCCCACG GGGCGAAGGCTATGGCATTGATGAGTCAGTCTGTTGAAGAGGGCGCAGAGGTGGGGGCCGTCCGGGAGGAAGGGACGTTGACAGAGCAACAACTGGGCCTCCGGCAGGCAGAGGAGCGCCTCTACAGAGACTACATCCACCGACTGGTGAAA cagtcCCCTGAGTACCCAAACTTTCAGTACTTATGCAAGCTCTGTTCCGTGCACATTGAGAACATCCAgggagcacacaaacacatcaaggAAAAGAGACACAAGAAGAACATAATG gagaaacaggaggagaatGAGCTGCGTGCCCTGccgcccccctcccctgccCAGCTGAGGGCAGTGGACGCATCTGTCCTGGACACAGCCAAGCAACAAGGGATCTCAGAAGAGGACTTCCAGGTTCGGCAGGCAGTGGTCACCAGGATGGAGCAGACCATCCAGCAGCACCTCTCAG CTTGTTCCCTCCGTCTTTATGGATCATGTCTTACCCGATTTGCCTTCAAGACAAGTGATATCAACATTGATGTCACCTACCCTTCCTCA ATGACGCAACCAGACGTGTTGATTCAAGTGCTGGAAATTCTAAAGAACAGCC CTGAATTTTCTGAGGTTGAGTCAGACTTTCATGCCAAAgttcctgttgtgttctgtcgGGATATCAGCAG TGGGCTGATGTGCAAGGTTAGTGCAGGCAATGATGTTGCCTGTCTCACCACCAATCACCTGGCTGCCCTGGCTAAACTGGAGCCCAGATTGGTTCCCCTGGTCCTGGCCTTCCGCTACTGGGCAAGG TTGTGCCACATCGACTGCCAGGCAGAGGGTGGCATCCCCTCCTACTCCTTCGCCCTCATGGTCATCTTCTTCCTGCAGCAGAGGAAAGAGCCCATCCTCCCAGTCTACCTGGGCCGCTGG ATTGAAGGCTTTGATGTGAAACATGTGGATGAGTATCATTTGACTGGAATCAAGTTGGACATATTTGTCAGATGGGAACACAGACCTCCCAGCTCCACAGAGGGACGAGGGGACAACAGAGGCGAGGCCAGGGGAGAAGGCAAGCCCAAGCCAGAGCAGAAGAAACCTGATGACAGTCAGTATGGAGAGGGCTTG ACCCGCTTGACCCTGGACCTCGGTAAAGGTGTGTCCCTGGGCCAGTTGTGGTTGGAGCTGTTGCGTTTTTACACACTGGAGTTTGCCCTGGAAGAATACATCATCAGCATCCGCCTGAGGGAGCTCCTCTCTAGGGAAGTGAAGAACTGGCCTCGCCGCAGGCTTGCCATTGAGG atcctTTTGCCCTGAAGAGGAATGTTGCACGAAGCTTGAACAGCCAAATGGTGTTCGAGTACATCCAGGAGCGCTTCCGTACGGCATACAAGTACTTTGCTTGCCCTCAGAGCAGGGGCACCGGGGGGCGCCAGAGAGGCAAGAAGGCTGGCAAACAAGACATGAAGTTGGAAGGAGTAGAGAAGAAGGAGGCTGTATTTGTAAACACAGAAGAGGATGATGGGAAAGGTGGAAAAAGTCAGAGCGCTGGAAGAGGGCAccaggaggtgaaggaggatgAAGAGCACGAGAGTGACGAAGAGGATACTTCAGATCCGTCCAGAAAGAAGGGTGAGAAGACATTGGATGCCACCCTCATGGACATGGTTCTCAGTGAGGGGAACAGACCCACCGAAAGGCCCACAAACGCTCTCTTTTCCCCCAATGGCCTGCTGGACAGTGacaaagagggggaggaggaggaggaagaggaaaacagtGTTTCAGAGACGGAGGGGCTTGTTACACCAGAGGATCTGCACTATATATTTGATAGGATGATTTTCACCGGTGGCAAG CCTCCAACCGTTGTGTGCAGCATCTGCAAAAGAGATGGTCACCTTAAGGATGAGTGTCCCGAAGACTTCAAGAAGATAGAGCTCAAGCCTCTGCCCCCTATGACTGAACACTTCCGGGACATCCTCGACGGGCTTTGCAGACTCTGCTATC ATGAACTGTCCCCTTCTCTGCTTgagcagcagaagagagagcagatccTTGGTAGCCTGGAGAGGTTCATACGAAAGGAGTACAATG ACAAAGCTCAGCTGTGCTTGTTTGGCTCTTCGAAGAACGGCTTTGGTTTCCGTGACAGCGACCTGGACATCTGCATGACTCTGGAGGGTCACGAGACTGCAGAG AAGCTAAACTGCAAAGAGATCATTGAAGGCCTTGCCAAAGTGCTAAAGAAGCATACAG GTTTGAAGAACATCTTGCCTATCACAACAGCTAAAGTGCCTATTGTGAAGTTTGAACACAGACAGAGTGGCTTGGAAGGAGACATCAGCCTCTATAACACCCTG GCTCAACATAACACCAGAATGCTGGCTACTTATGCAGCTATAGACCCGCGTGTGCAGTACCTGGGATACACGATGAAAGTCTTTGCAAAG CGCTGCGACATTGGGGACGCATCCAGAGGAAGCCTCTCATCCTATGCTTATATTCTGATGGTGCTTTACTTCCTGCAGCAGAGGCAGCCCCCGGTCATCCCCGTCCTCCAGGAG ATCTTTGATGGGAAGAACGTTCCACAGCGGATGGTGGATGGCTGGAATGCGTTCTTTTTCGATGATCTTGAGGACCTG CGTCGACGTCTCCCAGAGCTGCAGCACAACAAGGAGTCAGTAGGAGAGCTATGGCTGGGCCTGCTGCGCTTTTACACCGAAGAGTTTGACTTCAAAGAGCACGTCATTAGCATCCGCCAAAGGAAACGCCTCACCACCTTTGAGAAACAGTGGACCAGCAAATGCATCGCTATTGAAG ATCCCTTTGATTTGAACCACAATCTTGGTGCTGGAGTTTCTCGCAAAA TGACAAACTTCATCATGAAGGCCTTTATAAACGGGAGAAAGTTGTTTGGTACTCCATTTTATCCCCAACCTGGCACGGAGGTG GATTACTTTTTTGACTCCAAGGTGCTGACAGATGGGGAGCTGGCGCCCAACGACAGGTGCTGCAGGATCTGCGGCAAGATTGGACATTACATGAAGGACTGTCCCAAGAGACGCAG gatgaagaagaaggaaaatgaCAAAGAGGAGGACATtaaggaggaggagcgggagccAAGAGAAAGGCGCTGTTTCCAGTGTGGTGACATGGGTCATGTACGGAGGGACTGCCCCGAGTACCGCCATCTCAGACAGAGGACTACTGGAGTTCCAG CTCCCCACATGGTGCGAACCATTGTGAGCTCCCAGTCCATCCCCATTCCCCAGGCAACTCCAGACCGTCCTGGAAGGACCAGACAACCTTCTGAATGT TCGGATAGTCGCCAGACTCCGCCCTACTCTCCCCAGCCCACCCCATTCTCTCAGAGTTCCTCCCAGTCCTCCAGCTCCCCCCAATCTTCCCAGAGTAAGACCAGCTCCGCTGGTCCCCCTAAGCAGCCTGCTCATCCCCAGGTCCCCTTGTCTCTCTTTAGCTTCCCCACCTCCCACCCAGGCCAGTTCCACCCGGGGGCGCTCACTGCACTGGGGCTTCTTCCCTCCCACCAGCACCAGTCACACCAGTCCCAGGGGCAACCTCATCACGCAGTCCATCTCCCTTCCACCTCCTGGCCCATCCATGGACCGGTCCTCCCAACTTCCTCACCCACTGCCCCCTCCCCGCCTGGTCTAAAATTCCCCCTGCGTCCGGCCTCTGGGAATGGGAATCCCGCAGGCTCGGGGGGCAACCCCAGCCCCATGAATCTCAATGACCCCAGTATAATCTTTGCCCAGCCGGCGGGGAGGCAGATGGGCATGGGTGGGCCGGGACGGGACGGGCACTGGCACAACCACCTGGCACAACCAGGGTCACTTGTGGGCAATGGCACTGTAG AGCCAGGCTACCCGGCCCAGTTTGGGGGTGTAACCCAAGGCTCTCGGACCTGGGAGCATAATAACACACCCCAGTACACTCTGTCGCCATCCTGGCCCTACCGCATGCCCCAGAACTTCATCCAGCAGGGCAATGGAGGCTTCCCACCCGGCAAGCCCTTCATGGCCcaaggtgagagagacaggatcaGACAAG gtTCTGTGGTGCACCCCAATCAGAATTTCCCAATGGTACCCCATGTCCGGCACCATGTAAATCTGAATTTCATCCAGCAGAAGAAGTGA